The Campylobacter sp. RM16189 genome has a segment encoding these proteins:
- the hslU gene encoding HslU--HslV peptidase ATPase subunit — protein MNLTPKEIVKFLDDYVIGQKDAKKIIAIALRNRYRRMKLEKSMQDDIVPKNILMIGSTGVGKTEIARRLSKMMGLPFIKVEASKYTEVGFVGRDVESMVRDLVAAAINLVKTEFREKNQDKIDEYVEDKIIKKLLPPLPTGASEEKKADYKRSYEKMATRLKNGDLDDLNIEIEITQSSFDAGSNMPPDMAQMQESFVKIIGLSNKTVKKEMKVKDAKEALKNEASDKILDMESIKAEALRRAENEGIIFIDEIDKVAVSSGNSSRQDPSKEGVQRDLLPIVEGSTVTTKFGVIKTDHILFIAAGAFHISKPSDLIPELQGRFPLRVELSSLDENALYQILTQPKHSLLKQYEALLKTENVELKFQDEAIRAIAKIAQNANEKMEDIGARRLHTVIERVIEDISFEASENSGKTIEIDKALVEDRLGDIIKDQDLARYIL, from the coding sequence ATGAATTTAACCCCAAAAGAGATAGTGAAATTTTTAGATGATTATGTAATCGGTCAAAAAGACGCTAAAAAAATCATAGCAATTGCACTTAGAAACAGATATCGCAGAATGAAGCTTGAAAAATCGATGCAAGATGATATAGTGCCTAAAAATATACTTATGATAGGCTCAACAGGCGTTGGAAAAACAGAGATCGCGCGCCGCCTTTCAAAGATGATGGGGCTGCCTTTCATAAAAGTAGAAGCTAGCAAATATACTGAAGTTGGCTTTGTTGGACGAGATGTGGAGTCAATGGTAAGAGATCTGGTTGCAGCTGCGATAAATCTTGTAAAAACCGAATTTAGAGAGAAAAACCAAGATAAAATCGATGAGTACGTAGAGGATAAAATAATCAAAAAGCTTCTTCCGCCACTTCCAACCGGAGCAAGCGAAGAAAAAAAGGCTGACTATAAAAGAAGCTATGAGAAGATGGCGACAAGACTTAAAAACGGCGATCTTGATGATCTAAATATCGAGATAGAAATCACCCAAAGCAGCTTTGATGCGGGCTCAAATATGCCTCCTGATATGGCTCAAATGCAAGAGAGTTTTGTAAAAATAATAGGACTAAGCAACAAAACCGTAAAAAAAGAGATGAAAGTAAAAGACGCTAAAGAGGCTCTTAAAAACGAAGCCAGCGATAAAATTTTAGATATGGAAAGCATCAAGGCTGAAGCTTTAAGAAGAGCTGAAAATGAAGGCATCATCTTTATCGACGAGATCGATAAGGTTGCTGTTAGCTCCGGAAATTCAAGCAGGCAAGATCCTAGCAAGGAAGGCGTGCAAAGGGATTTGCTACCGATAGTAGAAGGCTCAACTGTAACTACAAAATTTGGCGTTATAAAGACAGATCATATACTTTTTATCGCAGCTGGTGCGTTTCATATAAGCAAACCAAGCGATCTGATACCTGAGCTCCAAGGAAGATTTCCTCTTAGGGTAGAACTAAGCAGTCTTGACGAGAATGCGCTGTATCAAATTTTAACTCAGCCTAAACATTCGCTTTTAAAACAATATGAAGCGCTTTTAAAAACCGAAAATGTCGAGCTTAAATTTCAAGATGAAGCTATAAGAGCCATAGCCAAAATAGCCCAAAATGCAAATGAGAAGATGGAAGATATCGGCGCAAGAAGACTTCACACGGTAATCGAGCGAGTTATAGAAGATATAAGCTTTGAGGCTAGCGAAAATAGCGGAAAAACTATAGAGATTGATAAAGCGCTTGTGGAAGATAGGCTTGGAGATATAATAAAAGATCAAGATCTAGCAAGATACATACTATGA
- the era gene encoding GTPase Era, translating to MKSGFVSIIGRTNAGKSSLLNCLLNEKITIVSHKQNATRRKISGIVMNGEDQIIFTDTPGLHESDKTLNKLMINEAIKSMSDCDVIVFLASVHDSTQEYEKFLNLKPAVPHILVLTKVDEVANDKILEKISTYSKFQDKFVALLPFSIKKQTYKKPLLDEICKLLPEHDYFYDPEFLTPTNEKEIYKEFILEAIYDNLSDELPYSTDVVIDKVKEKSEIIEIFASIITDKEIHKSMIIGKNGETIKRIGINSRKMISKLTDKKIFLKLIVIVKKDWHKDGKIINKINNY from the coding sequence ATGAAATCAGGCTTTGTAAGCATAATCGGCAGAACAAACGCGGGCAAAAGCTCACTACTAAACTGCCTGCTCAATGAAAAAATCACAATCGTTTCACACAAACAAAACGCGACAAGGCGCAAGATAAGCGGTATCGTGATGAACGGTGAAGATCAGATAATCTTTACCGACACACCAGGACTTCACGAGAGTGATAAAACGCTAAACAAACTAATGATAAACGAAGCTATAAAATCAATGAGCGATTGTGACGTGATTGTATTTTTAGCCTCGGTTCATGACTCAACGCAGGAGTATGAGAAATTTTTAAACCTAAAGCCGGCTGTGCCTCATATCTTGGTCTTAACAAAAGTTGATGAAGTTGCAAATGATAAAATTTTAGAAAAAATATCTACGTACTCTAAATTTCAAGATAAATTCGTAGCTTTGCTGCCTTTCAGTATAAAAAAACAGACTTATAAAAAGCCTCTGCTTGATGAAATTTGCAAGCTTTTGCCCGAGCATGATTACTTTTACGATCCGGAGTTTTTAACACCCACCAACGAAAAGGAAATTTATAAAGAATTTATACTTGAAGCGATATATGATAATTTAAGTGATGAGCTGCCATACTCTACCGATGTGGTCATAGATAAAGTGAAAGAAAAAAGTGAAATTATAGAAATTTTTGCCTCAATAATAACCGATAAAGAGATACATAAATCAATGATTATTGGAAAAAATGGCGAAACAATCAAAAGAATTGGTATAAATTCACGAAAAATGATATCAAAATTAACAGATAAAAAAATATTTTTAAAACTTATAGTAATTGTTAAAAAAGACTGGCACAAGGATGGAAAAATCATAAACAAAATAAATAACTATTGA
- the pilO gene encoding type 4a pilus biogenesis protein PilO, which produces MKKDSILVKIDTYFDSKKDSEVSMMLLGTLVIIAFLTYLLTWDPAQQYYETTLNQNEEISRKLDDTNNYLASVTVNGDVNFKIKEQQNKLNSLSKELDTAKFTNQYFDNKLQELSYLLFNEQNWAKFLDSLAFLANKNSVKITKISNEFKNPTPKKIEQVLDIKIDLEGSFKDIVGYINSIEESDLVVDVNYMDINSTKKELIGTVGIYVWGMKY; this is translated from the coding sequence ATGAAAAAAGATAGTATTTTAGTAAAAATAGACACTTATTTTGATAGCAAAAAGGATAGCGAAGTATCTATGATGCTTCTTGGAACTCTTGTTATAATAGCATTTTTAACATATCTACTTACTTGGGATCCCGCCCAGCAGTATTATGAAACAACATTAAATCAAAATGAAGAAATATCTAGAAAATTAGACGATACAAACAACTACTTAGCCTCTGTTACCGTAAACGGAGATGTAAATTTTAAAATAAAAGAGCAACAAAATAAGCTAAATTCTTTAAGCAAAGAACTTGATACAGCTAAATTTACAAATCAATATTTTGATAATAAACTACAAGAATTATCATATCTTCTTTTCAATGAACAAAACTGGGCTAAATTTTTAGACAGTTTAGCATTTTTAGCCAATAAAAATAGTGTTAAAATAACAAAAATTTCAAACGAGTTTAAAAACCCTACTCCAAAAAAAATCGAACAAGTATTAGATATAAAAATAGACCTTGAAGGAAGCTTTAAAGATATTGTAGGCTATATAAATTCTATTGAGGAATCCGATTTAGTTGTAGATGTAAATTATATGGATATTAATTCTACTAAAAAAGAACTAATAGGAACTGTTGGTATCTATGTATGGGGGATGAAATATTAA
- the mshL gene encoding pilus (MSHA type) biogenesis protein MshL has product MLVLRLNKFIAMIALILFSTYPALAKDSCDKRIFNLKISEQVSIQEILTQLSDICHFSVITKDQFAKNAINEEISGINIKDMTLNEIFNILLHEKNIYHTFDKGILRISALQTKTFKIDYITSIREGAAITKASVDSAPIEVGNDQDDGDVSDITKGGGKLDNVIRSIERFDFWEKLDSEIKAILNNTTESIVAPDPIINANAGLVTVTGTAAQIKRVSEYIDDLQKRLKKQVLIDVSIISVDLSNSYTKGVDWSKFNIGFKTGLFNRFIPISMEETIEKDSSGNPIVVPKFKYGTTPGNTIHWSSRNRDQGNLRGGLSQNLNLIPGFTFNLDGVINFLEVNGKTKIVSSPKIATLNNQQALISVGDNINYRVQEESTNNNALSGKTTVTYKQYSVFIGILLNLLPEVSDDNKIMLRINPSLSSFKYNEDDTRQTTTIREIAPDTIQKKLSTVVHVNSGDTIVLGGLIAQTKGKENTKVPFLGDIPVVGHAFKSTKDQLRTTELVFIITPRIIDISSPTPVKQTLKDLGFSRSTYEQQ; this is encoded by the coding sequence ATGTTGGTATTAAGATTAAATAAATTTATAGCCATGATAGCTTTAATTCTTTTTTCAACATATCCGGCTTTGGCTAAGGATAGTTGCGATAAAAGAATTTTTAACTTAAAAATAAGCGAACAGGTATCCATACAAGAAATCTTAACGCAACTTTCTGATATATGCCATTTTAGCGTTATCACAAAAGACCAATTCGCCAAAAATGCAATAAACGAAGAGATATCGGGAATCAACATAAAAGATATGACTCTTAATGAAATTTTCAATATATTATTACATGAAAAAAATATATACCATACCTTTGATAAAGGAATATTAAGAATTTCTGCACTGCAAACAAAAACATTTAAAATTGATTATATAACATCTATTAGAGAGGGTGCTGCTATTACTAAAGCATCTGTAGATTCTGCGCCTATTGAAGTAGGAAATGATCAGGATGACGGCGATGTTTCAGATATTACAAAAGGTGGTGGAAAGCTAGATAACGTAATCAGAAGTATTGAAAGATTCGATTTTTGGGAAAAACTTGATTCTGAAATCAAAGCCATATTAAATAACACTACAGAGAGTATTGTAGCTCCGGATCCTATAATAAATGCTAACGCGGGACTTGTTACAGTTACAGGAACCGCTGCTCAAATAAAAAGAGTATCAGAATATATTGATGATCTTCAAAAAAGATTAAAAAAACAAGTGCTTATAGATGTATCTATAATATCCGTTGATCTATCTAATAGTTATACAAAGGGAGTTGATTGGAGCAAATTTAATATAGGTTTTAAGACGGGTCTTTTTAATAGATTTATACCTATAAGCATGGAAGAAACGATAGAAAAAGACTCCAGCGGCAATCCTATTGTAGTGCCAAAATTTAAATATGGAACAACTCCTGGAAATACAATACATTGGTCAAGCAGAAATAGAGATCAGGGAAATTTAAGAGGGGGATTGTCTCAAAATCTAAATCTAATACCCGGATTTACTTTCAATCTGGATGGGGTAATCAACTTCCTTGAAGTAAATGGAAAGACAAAGATAGTATCAAGTCCAAAGATAGCTACTCTTAATAATCAACAAGCACTTATTTCTGTAGGAGACAATATAAACTACAGAGTTCAGGAGGAGAGTACAAACAATAATGCACTTAGCGGAAAGACAACCGTAACCTACAAACAATACTCAGTATTTATAGGAATTTTATTAAATTTACTCCCAGAGGTTTCTGATGATAATAAAATCATGTTAAGAATCAATCCTTCATTAAGTAGCTTTAAATACAATGAAGATGATACAAGACAGACGACAACCATACGAGAGATAGCCCCAGATACTATCCAAAAGAAACTTTCAACTGTAGTACATGTAAATAGTGGTGATACAATAGTTCTTGGTGGGCTAATAGCTCAGACCAAAGGCAAAGAAAATACTAAAGTACCTTTTTTAGGAGATATTCCAGTTGTTGGACATGCATTCAAAAGTACAAAAGATCAACTTCGAACAACAGAACTTGTGTTTATTATAACTCCTAGAATCATAGATATATCATCCCCTACTCCGGTAAAACAAACTCTTAAGGATTTAGGATTTTCAAGGTCAACCTATGAGCAGCAATAG
- a CDS encoding ATP-binding protein, giving the protein MSSNRYTIIKNLFAEDSNENEYIHLDKSVAAYKKIMNLIEKPVKLVVFYGKPGGGKTFLLKKIVKDLKDRDDIIFFSYPFFNESEFMSSLYEAIFKEELKDKIETYEQFVKICNTKFDQNNKKVFTVFLDEAQLYPEILIEKIRLLSDSGFFRFIFTVRKTDNGDILTKDYFQARIWESIDIGSIDINDMRVYLESKLQAKKFDYQFLKFTDEQFELISRLIKGSLTMLNKLMFNFFELYEYFEENQPTVISTDTMNTKILEMSAIRSELINA; this is encoded by the coding sequence ATGAGCAGCAATAGATATACTATAATAAAAAACCTATTTGCCGAAGATAGCAATGAAAACGAATATATACATCTAGATAAATCTGTCGCGGCATACAAAAAGATTATGAATCTCATAGAAAAACCTGTAAAACTTGTAGTGTTTTATGGAAAACCCGGCGGTGGAAAAACTTTTTTGTTAAAAAAGATAGTAAAAGACTTAAAAGATCGTGATGACATAATATTTTTTTCTTATCCTTTTTTTAATGAGTCTGAATTTATGAGCTCTCTTTATGAAGCAATTTTTAAAGAGGAATTAAAAGATAAAATAGAAACATATGAGCAATTTGTTAAAATTTGCAATACAAAATTTGACCAAAACAACAAAAAAGTGTTTACAGTGTTTTTAGATGAAGCTCAACTCTATCCTGAAATTTTAATAGAAAAAATCAGACTCCTTTCAGATAGTGGATTTTTTAGATTTATATTTACTGTTCGCAAAACGGATAATGGAGATATATTGACAAAGGACTATTTTCAGGCTAGAATTTGGGAGAGTATAGATATAGGTTCTATTGATATTAATGATATGAGAGTTTATTTGGAAAGTAAATTACAGGCTAAAAAATTTGATTATCAATTTTTAAAATTTACAGACGAGCAATTTGAATTAATAAGTCGATTAATCAAAGGTAGCCTAACAATGCTTAATAAGTTGATGTTTAACTTTTTTGAGCTCTATGAATATTTTGAAGAAAATCAACCAACCGTTATTAGTACTGATACTATGAATACTAAAATTTTAGAGATGTCTGCCATCAGATCGGAGCTTATAAATGCTTGA
- a CDS encoding transformation system protein produces MLEVQEILELERKWRVYDKQRKSSKGNRDKKYQTYMLVALLAASVTTASLVFFYFEDMSINIAKNSSSTYEIKNTTINQTKPSEVIIKDTLPATDNNTLNVGSKTDNESTVETNDINDIQQSLAKNDLDQTTQELKATDQDTIEMASGEMTGIRKQVILSAPTEETINLNAENVSLKNDNSIDSQKVFKFEIQSSNLDISVDELKTKFDKSNSSDLAVLIAKKYYDIEDYKNSEKWALIANELNSENEESWVIFAKSKYNLGQKYDAVKVLRIYNDKANSKEIEDLIKHIESNAI; encoded by the coding sequence ATGCTTGAAGTACAAGAGATATTAGAACTTGAAAGAAAATGGAGAGTTTATGATAAACAAAGAAAAAGTAGCAAAGGCAATAGAGATAAAAAATATCAAACCTATATGCTTGTAGCACTACTTGCCGCATCTGTAACTACCGCCTCGCTTGTATTTTTTTATTTTGAAGATATGTCTATAAATATTGCAAAAAATAGCTCTTCGACATACGAGATAAAAAATACCACAATAAATCAAACAAAGCCATCAGAAGTTATAATAAAAGATACTCTACCTGCCACAGACAACAATACATTAAATGTTGGCAGCAAAACAGATAATGAGTCTACCGTAGAGACCAATGATATTAATGACATACAACAATCCTTGGCAAAAAATGATCTTGATCAAACAACTCAGGAGTTAAAAGCTACTGATCAAGACACAATAGAAATGGCATCAGGCGAAATGACTGGAATAAGAAAACAGGTTATACTTAGCGCACCTACAGAAGAGACCATAAATTTAAATGCAGAAAACGTTAGTCTTAAGAATGATAACTCTATAGATAGCCAAAAGGTATTTAAATTTGAGATACAATCATCGAATTTAGATATATCTGTAGATGAGTTAAAAACAAAATTTGATAAGTCAAACAGCTCTGATTTAGCTGTGCTTATAGCTAAAAAATACTATGATATAGAGGATTATAAAAATAGTGAAAAATGGGCTCTAATAGCAAATGAGCTAAATAGCGAAAATGAAGAGAGTTGGGTAATTTTTGCGAAGTCCAAGTATAATTTAGGGCAAAAATATGATGCAGTTAAGGTACTTAGAATTTACAACGACAAAGCAAACTCAAAAGAGATTGAAGATTTAATAAAACATATTGAAAGTAACGCTATATAA
- a CDS encoding GspE/PulE family protein has protein sequence MIYDLFLSTALKNNIISEQQKQDIEKLLSEKVNFEQAIKDISADISEQKIMNILAELYRTQRIKLSNIVEKFIIDLPEFLKFTAKKFDLDYIDLDTIDIDYRLSEKVSLLQLKKHEALPVKEDEIRVYVAFKNPFDIEAQDKLQNIFSRKLLKVVVSDPSQIDKHLSKIELSESVKGIIADIRKELSSTVTAGNEESSGILKLIEIILKTSILGRASDIHIEPTENNCIVRSRIDGMLTETFIFDKDIFPPMVSRMKLLSNMDIAERRKPQDGRFSAQVAGKEYDFRISTLPILNGESIVLRILDKSKVLISLENLGMHPESFAKFNKAMKAPYGIILVTGPTGSGKTTTLYAALNDIKSIETKIITVEDPVEYQLNMIQQVHVNEKVGLTFASALRSILRQDPDVIMIGEIRDQETLRIAIQAALTGHLVFSTLHTNDAISAVTRIVDMGIESYLISGSLVAIEAQRLVRKLCPYCKQKTALPLKMQEQFESYLPQDYQFYKHVGCEKCSQTGYMGREMISEILPISDTIASMIANGTTKEEIKKVAYEEGFIDMFKDGVIRAAKGITTIDEILRVAKV, from the coding sequence ATGATTTATGATTTATTTTTATCTACTGCCTTGAAAAACAATATAATATCTGAGCAGCAAAAACAGGATATAGAGAAACTATTAAGCGAAAAAGTAAATTTTGAACAAGCTATAAAAGATATATCTGCAGATATATCAGAACAAAAGATTATGAATATATTGGCAGAGTTATATAGAACTCAAAGAATAAAATTATCCAATATAGTTGAGAAATTTATTATAGACTTGCCTGAGTTTTTGAAATTTACTGCAAAAAAATTTGATCTTGACTATATCGATCTTGACACTATAGACATAGATTATAGACTATCAGAAAAAGTATCACTGCTTCAACTTAAAAAGCATGAAGCACTTCCGGTAAAAGAGGATGAAATAAGAGTTTATGTAGCTTTTAAGAACCCTTTTGATATCGAGGCTCAAGACAAACTACAAAATATATTCAGTAGAAAGCTTCTAAAAGTAGTGGTATCAGATCCGTCCCAAATAGATAAACATCTAAGTAAAATCGAGCTTAGCGAAAGTGTTAAAGGGATAATTGCAGATATTAGGAAAGAACTTTCAAGTACTGTGACTGCAGGAAATGAGGAGAGTTCTGGTATATTAAAACTTATTGAAATTATTTTAAAAACATCGATTTTAGGTAGGGCTAGTGACATACATATAGAGCCTACCGAAAATAACTGTATAGTTAGAAGCAGAATTGATGGCATGCTTACGGAGACATTTATTTTTGATAAAGACATATTCCCGCCAATGGTCTCTCGTATGAAGTTACTTTCAAATATGGATATTGCCGAGAGAAGAAAGCCTCAAGATGGTCGTTTTTCTGCTCAAGTAGCAGGCAAAGAGTATGATTTTCGTATCTCTACCTTGCCTATTTTAAATGGTGAGAGTATAGTTTTACGTATTCTTGATAAATCGAAGGTTCTTATTAGTCTTGAAAATTTAGGAATGCATCCTGAAAGTTTTGCTAAATTTAATAAGGCAATGAAGGCTCCATATGGTATTATATTGGTTACCGGACCTACTGGCTCAGGCAAAACCACAACTTTATATGCTGCATTAAACGATATAAAAAGCATTGAAACAAAAATCATTACAGTCGAGGATCCTGTAGAGTATCAACTAAATATGATACAGCAGGTTCACGTAAATGAAAAGGTTGGTCTGACGTTTGCTTCGGCTCTTAGATCTATATTAAGACAAGACCCGGATGTTATAATGATAGGAGAGATTAGAGATCAAGAGACGCTTCGTATAGCTATACAAGCGGCACTTACGGGTCACTTGGTTTTTTCTACTCTACACACAAACGATGCAATCAGTGCTGTAACTAGAATTGTGGATATGGGTATTGAATCTTATTTAATTAGTGGATCATTAGTGGCTATAGAGGCTCAAAGACTTGTTAGAAAACTATGCCCTTACTGTAAACAAAAAACCGCTCTTCCTTTAAAGATGCAAGAGCAGTTTGAAAGCTATCTACCGCAAGATTATCAATTTTATAAGCATGTAGGTTGTGAAAAATGCTCACAAACAGGATATATGGGACGTGAAATGATAAGTGAAATTCTACCTATTAGCGATACTATAGCTAGCATGATAGCAAACGGAACCACAAAAGAAGAGATAAAAAAAGTAGCTTACGAAGAGGGCTTTATAGACATGTTTAAAGATGGGGTTATAAGGGCTGCAAAAGGCATAACTACAATAGATGAAATTTTAAGGGTTGCTAAAGTATGA